The following are from one region of the Geoalkalibacter subterraneus genome:
- the carB gene encoding carbamoyl-phosphate synthase large subunit, translating to MPRRDDVKKVLIIGSGPIIIGQACEFDYSGTQACKALRQLGYQIVLVNSNPATIMTDPGMADATYIEPLNIASLTEIIKKERPDALLPNLGGQTALNLSSELARLGILDQYGVRVIGVNLDAIKRGEDRETFKETMAHLGIETPRSEIATSMEQAREIISRIGLPVVIRPAYTMGGTGGGFAYNLEEFETIVSRGLAASPVSQVLIEESILGWEELELEVVRDSKNQKITVCFIENVDAVGVHTGDSFCTAPMLTIDADLQARLQDYAYRIVDAIEVIGGTNVQFAYDPSSGRVVVIEINPRTSRSSALASKATGFPIALVSAQLAAGVTLDEIPYWRDGTLDRYTPSGDYVVVKFARWAFEKFKGVHDKLGTQMRAVGEVMSIGKNYKEAFQKAIRSLEIGRYGLGFARDFHQRSLEELLERLAEPSSERQFLLYEALRKGADLDLLYRKTYIKPWFLQQMKELVELEEKVLRYKGSLPPDDLLLQAKKDGFADRYLAEILGVPEKDVREKRIALGLEEAWEAVPVSGVEDAAYYYSSYNAPDSVSVSGRKKIMVLGGGPNRIGQGIEFDYCCVHTALALREAGYETIMVNCNPETVSTDYDTSDKLYFEPLTVEDVLSIYNKEKPEGVVVQFGGQTPLNIARELEEAGVPILGTSPATIDKAEDRDLFNQIMVKLGIPQPESGMAYTEDEAIEIASRIGYPLIVRPSYVLGGRAMEIVHDEAMLREYLLKAVEVSPERPILIDRFLQDAIEAEADAIADGRDAFVPAVMEHIELAGVHSGDSACVIPPVSIAQRHIDTIEEYTRRIAIEMGVVGLMNIQYAIADDRVYILEANPRASRTVPLVSKVCALAMPRVAVAAMLGEKLADMGLKRGRFAHFGVKEAVFPFGMFPEVDPVLGPEMRSTGEVLGLAGNYGLAYFKAQEGANSPLPLEGTVLITVAEQDRDSVLEAARLFAALGFSIRATKGSQAFLAEHGIEAEVIRKMHEGRPNIADAIKNGEIHLVVNTPIGRLSAHDDSYIRKTAIRYKVPYITTTAAALAAAKGIAARREGQEAVLSLQEYHQGIS from the coding sequence CGAGTTGGCGCGCCTCGGCATTCTCGACCAGTACGGCGTGCGGGTTATCGGCGTTAACCTTGATGCCATCAAGCGCGGTGAAGACCGCGAAACTTTCAAGGAAACCATGGCCCACCTCGGTATTGAGACGCCGCGCAGCGAAATCGCCACCAGTATGGAGCAGGCCCGCGAAATCATCTCGCGCATCGGGCTGCCGGTCGTCATCCGTCCCGCCTATACCATGGGCGGCACCGGCGGCGGCTTCGCCTATAACCTTGAAGAGTTTGAGACCATCGTCAGTCGCGGCCTCGCGGCCAGCCCGGTGAGCCAGGTCCTGATCGAGGAATCGATCCTGGGTTGGGAGGAGTTGGAGCTGGAAGTGGTGCGTGACTCAAAGAATCAGAAGATCACCGTCTGCTTCATCGAGAACGTGGATGCCGTCGGCGTGCATACCGGAGATTCCTTCTGCACAGCCCCGATGCTGACTATCGATGCAGACCTGCAAGCCCGCCTGCAGGATTATGCTTACCGCATCGTCGACGCCATCGAGGTGATCGGCGGCACCAATGTGCAGTTTGCCTACGATCCGTCCAGCGGACGGGTGGTGGTTATCGAAATCAATCCACGCACCTCGCGCTCCTCGGCGCTGGCTTCCAAGGCGACCGGCTTTCCCATTGCACTGGTCTCGGCGCAGCTGGCTGCCGGTGTGACTCTTGACGAGATCCCTTACTGGCGCGACGGCACCCTCGATCGCTACACCCCCTCTGGGGATTACGTGGTGGTCAAGTTCGCCCGCTGGGCGTTTGAGAAATTCAAGGGCGTGCATGACAAGCTCGGCACCCAGATGCGGGCCGTAGGCGAGGTCATGAGCATCGGAAAGAACTACAAGGAGGCCTTCCAGAAAGCGATTCGCTCCCTGGAGATCGGCCGCTACGGACTGGGGTTCGCCCGTGATTTCCACCAGAGATCTCTTGAAGAGTTGCTCGAAAGGTTGGCCGAACCGTCCAGTGAACGCCAGTTTCTGCTGTATGAAGCGCTGCGCAAGGGGGCCGATCTTGATCTCCTCTACCGCAAAACCTATATCAAGCCCTGGTTCCTGCAGCAGATGAAAGAACTGGTCGAACTGGAGGAGAAGGTTCTGCGTTACAAAGGTTCACTCCCCCCCGATGATCTGCTGCTTCAGGCCAAGAAAGATGGTTTCGCCGACCGCTACCTGGCCGAGATCCTGGGGGTGCCGGAAAAAGATGTGCGCGAAAAGCGCATTGCACTCGGTCTCGAGGAAGCCTGGGAGGCGGTTCCCGTCAGCGGGGTGGAAGACGCGGCCTATTATTATTCGTCCTACAACGCCCCCGACTCGGTTTCGGTCTCGGGCCGCAAGAAAATCATGGTGCTCGGCGGCGGTCCCAACCGCATCGGTCAGGGGATCGAGTTCGACTACTGCTGCGTGCACACGGCGCTGGCCCTGCGGGAGGCGGGCTACGAGACCATTATGGTCAACTGCAACCCGGAAACCGTCTCCACCGATTACGATACGTCGGACAAGCTTTATTTCGAGCCGCTGACGGTCGAGGATGTCCTTTCCATCTACAACAAGGAAAAGCCCGAGGGAGTCGTCGTGCAGTTCGGCGGGCAGACTCCCCTGAACATTGCCCGGGAGCTGGAAGAGGCTGGCGTGCCCATCCTCGGCACCAGCCCTGCCACGATCGACAAGGCCGAAGACCGGGATCTTTTCAACCAGATCATGGTCAAGCTCGGCATTCCCCAGCCGGAATCGGGCATGGCCTATACGGAAGACGAAGCCATCGAGATCGCCTCCCGCATCGGCTACCCCCTGATTGTGCGCCCCTCCTATGTTCTGGGCGGGCGCGCCATGGAAATTGTGCATGATGAAGCGATGCTGCGCGAGTATCTGCTCAAGGCGGTCGAGGTTTCTCCCGAGCGGCCGATCCTCATCGACCGTTTCCTGCAGGACGCTATCGAAGCGGAGGCCGATGCCATTGCCGATGGTCGCGACGCCTTTGTCCCTGCAGTTATGGAACATATCGAACTGGCGGGGGTCCACTCGGGGGATTCGGCCTGCGTGATTCCGCCGGTCAGCATCGCCCAGCGCCACATTGATACCATCGAGGAATATACCCGCCGCATTGCAATTGAGATGGGTGTGGTGGGTTTGATGAATATTCAGTACGCCATAGCGGACGACCGGGTTTATATCCTGGAAGCGAACCCCCGCGCCAGCCGGACCGTGCCGCTGGTCTCCAAGGTCTGCGCCCTGGCCATGCCGCGTGTTGCGGTTGCGGCCATGTTGGGAGAAAAGCTTGCCGATATGGGGTTGAAGCGCGGCCGTTTCGCTCACTTTGGCGTGAAAGAGGCTGTTTTCCCATTCGGCATGTTTCCGGAAGTCGACCCGGTTCTCGGTCCGGAGATGCGCTCAACCGGCGAAGTGCTGGGGCTTGCCGGCAACTACGGCCTGGCCTATTTCAAGGCGCAGGAGGGGGCGAATTCTCCTCTGCCTCTGGAGGGCACCGTACTGATCACCGTGGCCGAGCAGGATCGCGACAGCGTTCTGGAGGCAGCCCGCCTGTTTGCCGCGCTCGGTTTTTCGATCCGGGCGACAAAGGGCTCACAGGCGTTTCTGGCCGAGCATGGAATCGAGGCCGAGGTGATTCGCAAAATGCACGAAGGGCGTCCCAATATCGCCGATGCCATCAAAAACGGCGAGATCCACCTGGTGGTCAACACCCCGATCGGGCGGCTCAGCGCGCACGATGATTCCTACATCCGCAAAACGGCGATCCGGTACAAGGTTCCCTACATTACAACGACAGCGGCCGCACTTGCCGCCGCCAAGGGGATTGCAGCGCGCCGCGAAGGGCAGGAGGCGGTGCTCAGCCTGCAGGAGTACCACCAGGGCATCAGCTAA
- a CDS encoding acetate uptake transporter, with amino-acid sequence MMTQTQTQKTHISGLDRLTVPQSPSGFLTLGMCAVLLGLQQAGWMDFPYLVSAVFLYGGSCQALTGLNEWRRGNAFGAVSLTSCGLMWLSLLPVLILPQAGLGKVPEISASAPYLLMWGMFCLILGYGSFSSHKLTGIIFMATSLLIVLTAANLAWPHPQLSQLTCAAGLACGALSVFRGLALIRKYAREKSAQHYQAAR; translated from the coding sequence ATGATGACTCAAACACAAACGCAAAAAACTCATATTTCCGGACTGGATCGCCTGACTGTACCTCAAAGCCCCTCAGGTTTTCTGACTCTGGGCATGTGCGCCGTTCTGCTCGGCCTTCAACAGGCCGGATGGATGGATTTTCCGTATCTTGTTTCAGCCGTATTCCTTTACGGCGGCAGCTGCCAGGCCCTGACAGGCCTCAATGAATGGCGGCGCGGCAATGCCTTCGGGGCGGTTTCTCTAACTTCCTGCGGCCTGATGTGGCTGTCTCTTCTTCCGGTTCTCATCCTTCCTCAGGCCGGCCTCGGAAAAGTTCCGGAAATCAGCGCATCGGCCCCCTATCTCCTCATGTGGGGCATGTTCTGCCTGATCCTCGGCTACGGCAGCTTCTCCAGCCACAAACTTACCGGCATTATTTTCATGGCGACCTCTCTGCTGATAGTTTTGACCGCAGCCAACCTGGCCTGGCCGCACCCGCAACTGTCGCAGCTGACCTGCGCAGCCGGCCTGGCCTGCGGTGCCTTGAGCGTGTTCCGCGGCCTGGCTTTGATTCGGAAGTACGCGCGGGAGAAGTCGGCTCAACATTACCAGGCCGCGCGTTGA
- a CDS encoding AI-2E family transporter: MENRPGLTRAQVLLIYLVFTAAIATGLALFSSASNLISLLQRASSGLFLPILLSLILTFLLEPVVQFIEREEISRTFAIFVVYVLVAMLLFLFVAWIAPHWETMWLALRADLPRYITRAVGLIRDWQDNLQSHFPVVETFDLSTKTRLWGEAILATILAGTPKSALRIGSLMVLVPLFSFFFLKDGNRLMRSFISLAPNRHFEMALDLYYYISRQMAHFIRGRILEAVIIGVVVMVGLSFTDIRYAPLLGIFAGVSNLVPYIGPVVGMIPGILIAMVDLGFGGQFWWIVIVYILISQVIVDNFILIPILISRVSNLHPLVVILAIIMGGKLYGVLGMIIGVPVASILKIAILEIHHYRRTFSIGEAAGLSKRR, translated from the coding sequence ATGGAAAACCGCCCCGGTCTGACCCGCGCCCAGGTTCTCCTGATCTACCTGGTTTTTACCGCTGCCATCGCCACCGGCCTGGCTCTCTTTTCTTCCGCCAGCAACCTGATCAGCCTTTTGCAGCGGGCCTCGAGCGGTCTCTTCCTCCCTATCCTGCTATCACTGATCCTGACCTTTCTGCTGGAACCGGTGGTGCAGTTTATCGAGCGTGAGGAGATCAGCCGCACCTTTGCCATTTTCGTGGTTTATGTGCTGGTCGCCATGCTGCTTTTCCTTTTCGTGGCCTGGATCGCCCCGCACTGGGAGACCATGTGGCTGGCGCTGCGCGCGGACCTGCCGCGCTACATCACCCGCGCGGTCGGCTTAATCCGCGACTGGCAGGATAACCTGCAAAGTCATTTTCCCGTGGTGGAGACCTTCGACCTTTCCACCAAAACCCGCCTCTGGGGAGAGGCCATTCTCGCCACCATCCTGGCGGGCACCCCCAAATCGGCCCTGCGCATCGGCAGCCTCATGGTCCTGGTGCCGCTGTTTTCATTCTTTTTTCTCAAAGACGGCAACCGCCTGATGCGCTCTTTTATTTCGCTGGCGCCCAATCGCCACTTCGAGATGGCCCTCGACCTCTACTATTACATCAGCCGGCAGATGGCACACTTTATTCGCGGCCGCATTCTGGAGGCCGTTATCATCGGCGTCGTCGTTATGGTCGGCCTTTCGTTCACCGACATCCGCTATGCACCGCTGCTCGGAATTTTTGCCGGTGTCTCCAACCTGGTGCCCTACATCGGCCCTGTCGTCGGCATGATTCCCGGCATCCTGATCGCCATGGTCGACCTCGGCTTCGGCGGCCAGTTCTGGTGGATCGTTATCGTTTATATCCTCATCTCGCAGGTCATCGTCGACAATTTCATCCTGATCCCCATTCTCATCTCGCGCGTTTCCAACCTGCACCCGCTGGTGGTGATTCTGGCCATCATCATGGGGGGCAAGCTCTACGGCGTGCTCGGCATGATTATCGGTGTCCCCGTGGCAAGTATTCTTAAAATCGCCATCCTTGAAATACACCACTACCGGCGAACCTTCAGTATCGGTGAAGCCGCCGGTCTGTCCAAACGACGATGA
- a CDS encoding cyclic nucleotide-binding domain-containing protein — translation MNPIWSNIFRQKPEKDSVAYFLGTIPAFSELKGRDLRYLETMVHVRHYAAGELVFAEGDVGSGMYAIRAGRVRIHRHLPDGGEEELALLEAGDFFGESTLTSPSSRSASAVAIDNCELVGLFRADLMETVQKHPMIASKILLGLTRILSERLQTAALEIYRLKGVQGSEAPPPSASQIKE, via the coding sequence ATGAATCCGATCTGGAGCAATATCTTTCGCCAAAAACCGGAAAAAGATTCGGTCGCCTACTTTCTCGGCACTATTCCCGCCTTCAGTGAACTTAAAGGGCGTGATCTCAGATACCTGGAAACGATGGTGCATGTCCGCCACTACGCAGCGGGTGAACTTGTTTTTGCCGAAGGCGACGTGGGGTCGGGCATGTATGCCATTCGTGCAGGTCGGGTGCGTATCCACCGTCATCTGCCCGACGGGGGAGAAGAAGAACTCGCCCTGCTGGAGGCGGGTGATTTTTTCGGAGAGTCTACCCTCACCTCACCGAGCAGTCGTTCCGCTTCCGCGGTTGCCATCGACAATTGCGAACTGGTCGGCCTTTTTCGCGCTGATCTGATGGAAACCGTGCAGAAGCATCCGATGATCGCCTCCAAAATCCTCCTCGGGCTGACCCGGATTCTGAGCGAGCGTCTGCAAACCGCCGCCCTGGAAATCTATCGGCTCAAAGGGGTTCAGGGCTCCGAGGCGCCTCCTCCTTCTGCATCCCAGATCAAGGAATAG
- the uvrC gene encoding excinuclease ABC subunit UvrC produces the protein MAEIEIDLKRFPTASGVYLMRGEDETVLYVGKAKNLRARLRSYFNAAGDGRGQIPFLMNRVHRIDTMVTDTEKEALILENTLIKKYRPRYNINLRDDKTYLSIRLDPREDFPALQTVRRVRRDGALYFGPYASGSAVRETLKEIYRIFPLRHYPMATCRRRGRPCLFHQIGQCSAPCHGRISREEYRHLVDGVVALLSGRESEVVGILTERMRQASEQMRFEEAARLRDQIQAISATVEKQKVVEAGGGDQDVVGLHREGGEVEIVLMFIREGKLIGRRSFPLEWRLDEDELLAAFLKQYYSRDVVIPDQILVPFAPDDTDSLAVWLSEKRGRKVHILAPQRGDKVRLVELAARNAEQSFRERGSRREARREVLEEIRQRLNLSRIPRRMECFDISHVQGSQTVGSMVVLIDGEPASSEYRRFKIATVDGNDDFASMREVLGRRLRRGLREEDLPDFILIDGGKGQLAVVTAVLDELDLLGRVDVAGMAKSRVISNMKGRVVERSEERFFLPGRKNPVVLRQGSAALFMLERLRDEAHRFAISYHRNLRGKNALSSALEAIPGVGAARRKLLLKYFGSVKNIRAATRDELAAVEGLPARTADAVYRYFHEDGHS, from the coding sequence ATGGCGGAAATCGAGATTGACCTCAAGCGGTTCCCGACGGCCAGCGGCGTATATCTGATGCGCGGCGAAGACGAGACCGTGCTTTATGTGGGAAAGGCCAAAAACCTGCGGGCGCGTTTGCGCAGCTACTTCAATGCTGCAGGCGATGGTCGCGGGCAGATCCCCTTTCTTATGAATCGCGTGCATCGCATCGATACGATGGTGACCGATACGGAAAAAGAAGCACTGATTCTGGAAAACACCCTGATCAAGAAATACCGTCCCCGCTACAATATCAACCTGCGTGACGACAAGACTTACCTTTCCATCCGTCTCGATCCGCGTGAGGATTTCCCCGCCCTGCAGACCGTGCGCCGAGTGCGCCGGGACGGGGCGCTTTATTTCGGCCCCTACGCCTCCGGGTCTGCCGTGCGTGAAACGCTCAAGGAAATTTACCGGATTTTTCCTCTTCGGCACTATCCCATGGCCACCTGCCGTCGAAGGGGGCGCCCTTGCCTCTTTCATCAGATCGGCCAGTGCAGCGCGCCCTGCCATGGCAGAATCAGCCGTGAGGAGTACCGTCACCTGGTCGATGGCGTTGTTGCTCTGCTTTCAGGGCGTGAAAGTGAAGTTGTCGGCATTCTAACGGAGCGCATGCGGCAGGCCAGTGAGCAGATGCGCTTTGAGGAGGCCGCCCGCCTGCGCGACCAGATCCAGGCCATCAGCGCGACCGTTGAGAAGCAGAAAGTGGTCGAGGCCGGAGGCGGAGATCAGGATGTGGTCGGTCTGCACCGTGAAGGGGGCGAGGTGGAAATCGTCCTGATGTTTATCCGCGAGGGGAAATTGATCGGACGCAGAAGCTTTCCCCTTGAATGGCGTCTTGACGAGGATGAACTCCTGGCTGCGTTTTTAAAGCAGTACTACAGCAGGGATGTCGTCATTCCCGATCAGATTCTGGTCCCTTTCGCGCCTGACGATACCGACTCGCTGGCGGTGTGGCTCTCAGAAAAACGCGGCAGAAAAGTCCATATCCTGGCTCCACAGCGGGGTGACAAGGTCAGGCTTGTGGAACTGGCGGCGCGCAATGCCGAACAGTCGTTTCGTGAGCGCGGCAGCCGACGGGAGGCGCGGCGGGAAGTGCTTGAGGAAATCAGGCAGCGTCTGAATCTGTCCCGCATCCCCCGGCGCATGGAATGCTTTGATATCTCCCATGTTCAGGGCAGCCAGACGGTCGGCAGCATGGTCGTTCTCATCGACGGGGAGCCTGCATCGTCTGAATACCGCCGGTTCAAAATTGCAACGGTCGACGGCAACGATGATTTCGCCTCGATGCGCGAGGTGCTTGGCAGGCGCTTGCGACGCGGGCTCAGGGAGGAAGATCTTCCTGATTTCATTTTGATTGACGGCGGTAAGGGGCAGCTGGCAGTGGTGACTGCGGTTCTCGATGAATTGGACCTGCTGGGCAGAGTCGATGTTGCGGGGATGGCCAAAAGCCGGGTGATTTCCAATATGAAAGGGCGGGTGGTCGAGCGCAGCGAGGAGAGGTTTTTTCTGCCGGGGCGCAAAAATCCTGTGGTGCTGCGGCAGGGCAGCGCGGCTCTTTTCATGCTTGAACGCTTGCGTGACGAAGCGCACCGTTTCGCCATTTCCTATCATCGTAACCTGCGGGGGAAAAATGCCTTGAGTTCAGCCCTGGAAGCGATACCCGGAGTCGGTGCGGCGCGGCGTAAGCTGCTCCTGAAATATTTCGGCAGCGTTAAGAATATCCGCGCCGCAACCCGTGACGAGTTGGCTGCCGTTGAGGGTTTGCCGGCCAGGACAGCTGATGCCGTCTATCGGTATTTTCACGAAGACGGGCATTCCTGA
- a CDS encoding OB-fold nucleic acid binding domain-containing protein: MKRALLLLTAALTTALLLSACKEEAPKPAQKPEGHPPASSSGMNAKPAEATGISGIVVETMNTAGYTYVLVDTGEEQIWAAGPETKVAVGDSVALAPGQQMHNFRSDSLDRTFDMILFVNGIMVGGESAAADANGMSAGQMPQGHPDINAEKSVEVDFSGLTKAEGGVTVAEIYTRKDELAGEEIQVRGKVVRFSPQIMGKNWIHLQDGTGDEEGNADLTVTTTASAEVGDTVLISGKLETDKDIAHGTVYEIIVEDAEVVVE; this comes from the coding sequence GTGAAAAGAGCACTTCTACTCCTGACTGCCGCCCTGACGACCGCCCTGCTGCTGTCCGCCTGCAAGGAAGAGGCGCCCAAACCCGCACAAAAACCTGAAGGACATCCGCCCGCCTCTTCTTCCGGGATGAACGCTAAGCCGGCTGAAGCCACCGGAATCAGCGGCATCGTCGTTGAAACCATGAATACCGCCGGCTACACCTATGTCCTGGTCGACACCGGGGAAGAGCAGATCTGGGCTGCCGGTCCTGAAACCAAGGTCGCCGTCGGCGACAGCGTCGCCCTCGCTCCCGGACAGCAAATGCACAATTTCCGCAGCGATTCGCTGGACCGCACCTTCGACATGATTCTTTTCGTCAACGGGATCATGGTTGGCGGAGAAAGTGCCGCCGCCGACGCTAACGGCATGAGTGCCGGACAGATGCCGCAGGGGCACCCCGACATCAACGCAGAAAAAAGCGTCGAGGTAGACTTCAGCGGCCTGACCAAAGCAGAAGGCGGCGTAACCGTGGCCGAGATCTATACCCGCAAAGATGAACTGGCCGGCGAAGAAATCCAGGTGCGCGGCAAGGTCGTACGTTTCAGCCCCCAGATCATGGGTAAGAACTGGATTCACCTGCAGGACGGGACCGGCGACGAAGAAGGTAATGCCGACCTGACCGTCACCACTACAGCAAGCGCTGAAGTGGGCGACACCGTGTTAATTTCGGGCAAACTCGAAACCGACAAGGACATTGCACACGGCACGGTATATGAGATTATCGTTGAAGACGCCGAGGTTGTGGTGGAATAA
- the malQ gene encoding 4-alpha-glucanotransferase: MKITRCNGILLHPTSLPGPHGIGSLGEEAYRFVDFLTETGQSVWQILPLNPTGYGDSPYNAFSAFAGNPLLIDLHELVGRGDLDQCDIALMEPADPHRADYGWATHHKENLLRKAAANFKANATAQRRQEFENFREHQGYWLWDYARFRALRDHFGGTSWNRWPSELRHRDPQALARWDEQLADEIFWRLYAQHIFFSQWFALKEYANNKGIRIFGDLPIFVAYDSVDVWANQKLFHLDEEGESTLVAGVPPDYFSEDGQRWGNPLYHWDRMAAQGYSWWIARFRWNLAQADIVRIDHFRGFEACWAIPADEKTAVNGEWMKGPGGGLFEALAATLGEVPIVAEDLGLITPEVEQLRDRFAFPGMKVLHFAFDGGPNNPYLPHNIERNSVAYTGTHDNDTTLGWWNSRNKKEKDAVRTYLGHGLHHMPWDLIRTAMSSVANLCIIPMQDILELDNDGRMNRPGQGSGNWDWRFSRDQLTQSRTETLKEMTMLYGRFTENDASGS; this comes from the coding sequence ATGAAGATCACCCGCTGCAACGGCATTCTGCTACACCCCACCAGCCTGCCCGGCCCACACGGGATCGGATCCCTTGGGGAAGAAGCCTATCGATTCGTGGATTTTCTGACCGAAACCGGCCAGAGCGTCTGGCAGATTCTGCCGCTTAATCCCACCGGCTACGGCGATTCCCCCTACAACGCCTTTTCGGCCTTTGCCGGCAACCCACTGCTGATAGATCTGCATGAGTTGGTCGGCCGGGGCGACCTGGATCAGTGCGATATCGCATTGATGGAGCCGGCAGATCCGCACCGGGCCGATTACGGATGGGCAACTCACCATAAGGAAAATCTTCTGCGCAAAGCGGCGGCCAATTTCAAAGCCAATGCCACGGCGCAACGACGGCAGGAGTTTGAAAATTTTCGCGAACACCAGGGGTACTGGCTCTGGGATTACGCCCGATTTCGTGCCCTGCGTGATCATTTCGGCGGGACCAGCTGGAACCGATGGCCCTCCGAACTGCGCCACCGCGACCCCCAGGCGCTGGCCCGGTGGGATGAGCAGTTGGCCGATGAAATCTTCTGGAGACTCTACGCGCAGCACATTTTCTTCAGCCAATGGTTCGCCCTGAAGGAGTACGCCAACAACAAGGGGATTCGAATCTTTGGCGACCTCCCCATTTTTGTCGCTTACGATTCGGTGGATGTCTGGGCCAACCAGAAGTTGTTCCACCTCGACGAGGAGGGCGAGTCGACACTGGTGGCAGGCGTTCCTCCCGACTACTTCAGCGAGGATGGTCAGCGCTGGGGCAACCCCCTCTACCACTGGGACCGCATGGCCGCGCAGGGCTATTCCTGGTGGATTGCACGGTTTCGCTGGAACCTGGCGCAAGCAGACATTGTGCGCATCGATCATTTTCGCGGATTCGAGGCCTGTTGGGCCATCCCGGCCGACGAGAAAACCGCCGTCAACGGAGAATGGATGAAAGGCCCCGGCGGCGGCCTGTTCGAAGCGCTTGCGGCCACACTCGGCGAAGTCCCCATCGTTGCGGAAGATCTCGGGCTGATTACGCCGGAAGTGGAACAGCTGCGCGACCGGTTCGCCTTCCCCGGCATGAAGGTTCTGCATTTCGCTTTTGACGGAGGTCCGAATAATCCCTACCTGCCGCACAACATCGAACGCAACAGCGTTGCCTACACCGGAACCCATGATAACGACACCACTCTGGGCTGGTGGAATTCCCGCAACAAGAAAGAAAAAGACGCAGTTCGCACCTACCTCGGACACGGGCTGCACCACATGCCCTGGGATCTGATCCGCACGGCCATGAGCAGCGTCGCCAACCTGTGCATCATTCCCATGCAGGACATTCTCGAACTCGACAACGACGGGCGCATGAACCGCCCGGGACAGGGCAGCGGCAACTGGGACTGGCGCTTCAGCCGGGATCAGCTGACTCAATCCCGGACGGAGACACTCAAGGAAATGACCATGCTCTACGGTCGTTTTACGGAAAATGATGCTTCAGGCTCTTGA
- a CDS encoding FRG domain-containing protein — MNEIRIESWNELQDQLFEDSWSADIGRFRSRYAFRGLSDASYGLETTLMRLGGPFDTLERHLLRNFKKYAHRTVVERDSLWHWLSVAQHYGLPTRLLDWTYSPFIALHFATANFERYDTDGVIWAVNYLKVHRLLPERLRLKLSEEGANVFTVEMLSEAVRSLEELNELSHREFVIFFEPPSIDDRIINQFAFFSVMSKPTSILHHWLSEHPDLWRRIIIPAELKWEIRDKLDQANITERVLFPGLDGLSHWLKRHYSPKT, encoded by the coding sequence GTGAACGAGATACGCATCGAGAGCTGGAACGAGCTGCAGGATCAACTCTTCGAGGACTCCTGGAGCGCCGACATCGGGCGCTTCCGTTCAAGGTATGCTTTTCGAGGGCTGTCCGATGCGAGCTACGGCCTCGAAACCACCCTCATGCGCCTGGGCGGTCCTTTCGACACCCTGGAACGCCATCTGCTGCGCAATTTCAAGAAATATGCGCACCGCACCGTCGTTGAACGCGATTCTCTCTGGCACTGGCTCAGTGTGGCCCAGCATTATGGGTTGCCTACCCGCCTGCTGGACTGGACCTACTCTCCCTTCATCGCCCTGCATTTTGCCACCGCCAATTTTGAACGTTATGACACGGACGGAGTCATCTGGGCGGTTAACTACCTCAAAGTGCACCGCCTGCTGCCGGAGAGGCTGCGCCTGAAACTGAGCGAAGAGGGTGCGAATGTCTTTACGGTGGAGATGCTCTCTGAAGCGGTACGCAGCCTGGAAGAGCTGAACGAACTCTCGCATCGCGAATTCGTCATCTTCTTCGAGCCGCCATCCATCGATGATCGCATCATCAACCAGTTCGCGTTTTTCTCGGTGATGTCGAAACCGACCTCCATCCTGCACCATTGGCTCAGCGAGCATCCTGATCTGTGGCGTCGCATCATCATTCCCGCTGAACTCAAATGGGAAATCCGCGACAAGCTGGATCAGGCCAACATCACCGAACGCGTTCTGTTTCCCGGCCTCGACGGATTATCTCACTGGCTCAAACGCCATTACAGCCCCAAGACCTGA